One region of Sphingomonas adhaesiva genomic DNA includes:
- a CDS encoding HTTM domain-containing protein — protein sequence MTLDHAIRLTAAMMAAAFVQQSAEHLRPAARGTERALFAPRLILSLLLLAAAALGAPPPALLLALVANHLFTLPFFNGPYNGGADRMSLLILLCLTAAVLLPEPRWREAAFGYLAMQLLLSYAVAGAVKIVNPAWRDGGALRDVFRFSAYPAGDNIRRLADRPRLLRAAGWAVMLFELAFPLAILSRPALIVALVVAALFHLANACLFGLNRFFWIWLCAYPSLLWLQERVVG from the coding sequence ATGACGCTCGACCACGCGATCCGGCTGACCGCGGCGATGATGGCGGCGGCGTTCGTCCAGCAGAGCGCCGAGCACCTGCGGCCCGCCGCGCGCGGCACCGAACGCGCGCTCTTCGCGCCGCGCCTGATCCTGTCGCTGCTGCTGCTCGCCGCCGCCGCGCTCGGCGCACCGCCGCCCGCCTTGCTGCTGGCGCTGGTCGCCAACCACCTGTTCACCCTGCCCTTCTTCAACGGCCCCTATAACGGCGGGGCGGACCGGATGAGCCTGTTGATCCTGCTGTGCCTGACCGCCGCCGTGCTGCTGCCGGAGCCGCGCTGGCGCGAGGCGGCGTTCGGCTATCTCGCGATGCAGTTGCTGCTCAGCTACGCGGTCGCGGGTGCGGTGAAGATCGTGAACCCCGCGTGGCGCGACGGCGGCGCGCTGCGCGACGTCTTCCGCTTCTCGGCCTATCCCGCGGGCGACAACATTCGCCGCCTCGCCGACCGGCCGCGGCTGCTGCGGGCGGCGGGCTGGGCGGTGATGCTGTTCGAGCTGGCCTTCCCGCTCGCGATCCTGTCGCGCCCGGCCCTGATCGTCGCGCTGGTCGTCGCGGCGCTGTTCCATCTCGCCAATGCGTGCCTGTTCGGGCTCAACCGCTTCTTCTGGATCTGGCTGTGCGCCTATCCCTCGCTCCTGTGGCTGCAGGAGCGGGTGGTGGGCTGA
- a CDS encoding glycerophosphodiester phosphodiesterase, whose amino-acid sequence MTPPPSATPSPLVIAHRGASGERPEHSIASYALAIREGADVIEPDLVPTKDDVLVARHENEISETTDVAQHPEFAARRTTKTIDGQTLTGWFTEDFTLAELKTLRVKERLPQLRPGNTAYDGQETIPTFAEVIALAKANGVGIYPETKHPTYFASIGHPTDALVVKALREAGWDSAEAPVFLQSFEVANLKRLAGMTKVRLIQLVDGEGAPADGAAPSYAAMTTPDGLRDVARYAYGIGPNKAMLWDGATPGTLVADAHAAGLKVHPWTYRAENYFLPERFRRGADPRARGDVVAEIRAALAQGIDGFFTDFPAMGVVATGRGVK is encoded by the coding sequence ATGACCCCCCCGCCTTCCGCCACACCCTCCCCCCTCGTCATCGCGCATCGCGGCGCCAGCGGCGAGCGCCCCGAACACAGCATCGCCAGCTACGCGCTCGCGATCCGGGAGGGCGCCGACGTGATCGAGCCCGATCTGGTGCCGACGAAGGACGACGTGCTGGTCGCCCGGCACGAGAACGAGATTTCGGAGACGACCGACGTCGCGCAGCACCCGGAGTTCGCCGCGCGCCGCACGACGAAGACGATCGACGGCCAGACGCTGACCGGCTGGTTCACGGAGGATTTCACGCTCGCCGAGCTGAAGACGCTGCGCGTGAAGGAACGTCTGCCGCAGCTGCGCCCCGGCAACACCGCCTATGACGGGCAGGAGACGATCCCGACCTTCGCGGAGGTGATCGCGCTGGCGAAGGCGAACGGCGTCGGCATCTACCCCGAAACCAAGCATCCGACCTATTTCGCATCGATCGGCCATCCGACCGATGCGCTGGTGGTGAAGGCGCTGCGCGAGGCGGGGTGGGACAGCGCCGAGGCGCCGGTGTTCCTGCAATCGTTCGAGGTCGCCAATCTCAAGCGGCTGGCGGGGATGACGAAGGTGCGGCTGATCCAGCTGGTGGACGGCGAGGGCGCGCCCGCTGACGGGGCCGCGCCCAGCTATGCCGCGATGACCACGCCCGACGGGCTGCGGGACGTGGCGCGCTACGCCTATGGCATCGGGCCGAACAAGGCGATGCTGTGGGACGGCGCGACCCCCGGCACGCTGGTGGCGGATGCGCACGCCGCGGGGCTGAAGGTGCATCCCTGGACCTATCGCGCGGAGAATTATTTCCTGCCCGAGCGCTTCCGCCGCGGCGCCGATCCGCGCGCACGGGGCGACGTGGTGGCGGAGATCCGCGCCGCGCTGGCGCAGGGGATCGACGGGTTCTTTACCGATTTTCCTGCTATGGGCGTCGTCGCCACGGGGCGGGGAGTGAAGTGA
- a CDS encoding 2Fe-2S iron-sulfur cluster-binding protein, whose translation MHFTINGKSYEAEVDIRTSLLDLAREHLGLTGSKKGCDHGQCGACTMLVNGRRINACLTLAVMHQDDEIVTIEGLGEVGDLHPMQDAFVRHDGYQCGYCTPGQICSAVGMLDEVAKGWPSHASADLTNVSLDDAEISERMSGNICRCAAYPNIVDAIREVAGRDVAGAKVDA comes from the coding sequence ATGCACTTCACCATCAACGGAAAATCCTACGAGGCGGAGGTCGACATCCGCACCTCGCTGCTCGATCTGGCCCGCGAACACCTGGGGCTGACCGGCAGCAAGAAGGGGTGCGACCACGGTCAGTGCGGGGCGTGCACCATGCTGGTGAACGGCCGCCGCATCAACGCGTGCCTCACGCTCGCCGTGATGCATCAGGATGACGAGATCGTGACGATCGAGGGGCTGGGCGAGGTCGGCGACCTCCATCCGATGCAGGACGCGTTCGTCCGCCACGACGGCTATCAGTGCGGCTATTGCACCCCGGGGCAGATCTGCTCCGCGGTCGGCATGCTGGACGAGGTGGCGAAGGGCTGGCCCAGCCACGCCAGCGCCGACCTGACCAACGTATCGCTCGACGATGCGGAGATCAGCGAGCGGATGAGCGGCAACATCTGCCGCTGCGCCGCTTACCCCAATATCGTCGACGCCATCCGCGAGGTAGCGGGCCGCGACGTCGCCGGCGCGAAGGTGGACGCATGA
- a CDS encoding FAD binding domain-containing protein: MKTFDYARAASVEEAVQAGGRFIAGGTNLLDLMKLQVETPDKLVDISRLDLDRIEERDDGGLTIGALVPNSDLAADPRVIAKYEVLSRALLAGASGQLRNKATTGGNLLQRTRCYYFYDTAAGCNKRAPGSGCEAIGGFNRIHAVLGTSDQCIATHPGDMPVAMRALDAVIVTQAPGGDKRRIPIADFYRLPGDTPQVENVLQRGELITHVELPAPPAGRQVYRKVRDRASYAFALVSIAGVVAVEDGRIAAAALAFGGLAPMPWRDEAVEAALVGQAPSDDVFAAAADALVKDARGFGSNDFKIPLVRRTLIATLRELTR, encoded by the coding sequence ATGAAGACCTTCGACTATGCCCGCGCCGCGAGCGTGGAGGAGGCGGTGCAGGCCGGCGGGCGGTTCATCGCCGGGGGCACGAACCTGCTCGACCTGATGAAGCTGCAGGTGGAGACGCCCGACAAGCTGGTCGACATCAGCCGCCTCGACCTCGACCGGATCGAGGAGCGCGACGACGGCGGGCTGACGATCGGCGCGCTGGTGCCCAACAGCGACCTCGCCGCCGATCCCCGCGTCATCGCGAAGTACGAGGTGCTGAGCCGCGCCTTGCTGGCGGGCGCTTCGGGGCAGCTGCGCAACAAGGCGACGACCGGGGGCAACCTGCTCCAGCGGACGCGCTGCTATTATTTCTACGACACCGCCGCGGGCTGCAACAAGCGCGCGCCGGGATCGGGCTGCGAGGCGATCGGCGGGTTCAACCGCATCCACGCGGTCCTGGGCACCAGCGACCAGTGTATCGCGACGCACCCCGGCGACATGCCGGTGGCGATGCGCGCGCTCGATGCGGTGATCGTGACGCAGGCGCCGGGCGGCGACAAGCGGCGCATCCCCATCGCCGACTTCTACCGCCTGCCCGGTGACACGCCGCAGGTGGAGAACGTGCTTCAGCGCGGCGAGCTCATCACCCATGTCGAGTTGCCCGCCCCGCCCGCCGGCCGGCAGGTCTATCGCAAGGTGCGCGACCGCGCCTCCTACGCCTTCGCGCTCGTTTCGATCGCGGGCGTCGTCGCGGTGGAGGACGGTCGCATCGCCGCCGCCGCGCTCGCCTTCGGCGGGCTGGCGCCCATGCCGTGGCGCGACGAAGCGGTGGAGGCGGCGCTGGTCGGACAGGCGCCGTCCGATGACGTCTTCGCCGCCGCCGCCGATGCGCTGGTCAAGGATGCACGCGGCTTCGGCTCGAACGACTTCAAGATCCCGCTGGTACGCCGCACCCTGATCGCCACCCTGCGGGAGCTGACGCGATGA
- a CDS encoding xanthine dehydrogenase family protein molybdopterin-binding subunit: MNLISKLLGRDDTRSLTMDAPHPDSLLDRDAQGIIGRPVDRVEGPLKVSGRATYAAEYPAENLAYGVLVRATFGSGRITDVVTDVARSVPGVIDIVTDYPTFIRNPQQGGETTAPTQGVEKVDYFGEIVAIVVAETFEAAREAAQLVVVTHEPAKGAFVFEAHRTEAETPPPDQIPPRTEQGDVDMAMAQAAVAIDATYTTPSQNSAAMEPHASIAEWKEDGTLVLHGAYQMVASDQMQLAKALGVGEDKVRIIARYVGGGFGSKLGIAPESVAAAIAAKKLGRPVKVAMARQQVFDATVRRSNTEQRIRLGATADGKLTAIAHETLTSNLPGEDFFEPAGMGTHFAYAGENRLIDHKIVRLNWLLAGSMRAPGEAVGMLALESAMDELAERLGIDPIELRRRNEPGQDPEKEIPFSSRSLVACMDKGAELFGWSDRKPQPAQDRRGEWWHGVGMAAAVRSNMLQKSSASVELTPDGRAIVSTDMTDIGTGTYTILAQIAAETLGLPLDRVIVHLGDGAAPPAAGSGGSWGAGSSGSSVYLACEGIREKLAKAMDVSPDELTLKDARAIAANRAVDVTDLVGDGITVTGEIAPGKQEKLFNQASYGAHFAEVKVNAVTGEIRVERMLGVFTAGRILNAKTARSQCLGGMTFGIGGALSEELVHDPRNGKVVNRDLAEYHVPVNADVPQLDVHFLEERDIHANPIHAKGIGELGISGAGAAIANAVYNATGVRVRDFPITCDKLLEGLPD; the protein is encoded by the coding sequence ATGAACCTCATTTCCAAGCTGCTGGGCCGCGACGACACGCGCAGCCTGACGATGGATGCACCGCATCCCGACAGCCTGCTCGACCGCGATGCGCAAGGGATCATCGGCCGCCCGGTCGACCGCGTAGAGGGGCCGCTGAAAGTGTCCGGTCGCGCCACCTATGCCGCCGAATATCCGGCCGAGAATCTGGCCTATGGCGTGCTGGTCCGCGCGACCTTCGGCTCGGGCAGGATCACCGACGTGGTGACCGACGTCGCCCGGTCGGTTCCCGGCGTCATCGACATCGTGACCGACTATCCGACCTTCATCCGCAACCCGCAACAGGGCGGCGAGACGACGGCCCCGACGCAAGGGGTCGAGAAGGTCGACTATTTTGGCGAGATCGTCGCGATCGTCGTCGCCGAGACGTTCGAGGCGGCGCGCGAGGCGGCACAGCTGGTCGTCGTCACGCACGAGCCGGCGAAGGGCGCGTTCGTCTTCGAGGCGCACCGCACCGAGGCGGAGACCCCGCCCCCCGACCAGATCCCGCCGCGCACCGAACAGGGCGACGTGGACATGGCGATGGCGCAGGCCGCGGTCGCGATCGACGCGACCTATACGACCCCCAGCCAGAATTCGGCCGCGATGGAGCCCCATGCCTCGATCGCGGAGTGGAAGGAGGACGGCACGCTCGTGCTCCACGGCGCGTATCAGATGGTGGCCTCCGACCAGATGCAGCTCGCCAAGGCGCTGGGCGTGGGCGAGGACAAGGTGCGGATCATTGCGCGCTATGTCGGCGGCGGGTTCGGCTCCAAGCTGGGCATCGCGCCCGAGAGCGTCGCCGCCGCGATCGCCGCGAAGAAGCTCGGCCGCCCGGTCAAGGTCGCGATGGCGCGCCAGCAGGTGTTCGACGCCACCGTGCGCCGCTCCAATACCGAGCAGCGCATCCGGCTGGGCGCCACGGCCGACGGGAAGCTGACCGCGATCGCGCATGAGACGCTGACCAGCAACCTGCCCGGCGAGGATTTCTTCGAACCCGCCGGCATGGGCACGCATTTCGCCTATGCGGGCGAGAACCGGCTGATCGATCACAAGATCGTGCGGCTCAACTGGCTGCTGGCGGGATCGATGCGCGCGCCGGGCGAGGCGGTGGGGATGCTGGCGCTCGAATCGGCGATGGACGAACTCGCCGAGCGTCTCGGCATCGATCCGATCGAGCTGCGCCGCCGCAACGAGCCGGGGCAGGACCCGGAGAAGGAAATCCCCTTCTCCTCGCGCTCGCTGGTCGCGTGCATGGACAAGGGCGCCGAACTGTTCGGCTGGTCAGACCGCAAGCCGCAACCGGCGCAGGATCGCCGCGGCGAATGGTGGCACGGCGTGGGCATGGCCGCCGCGGTGCGCTCCAACATGCTCCAGAAGTCGTCCGCCTCGGTCGAGCTGACCCCGGACGGGCGCGCGATCGTGTCGACCGACATGACCGACATCGGCACCGGCACCTACACCATCCTGGCGCAGATCGCGGCGGAGACGCTGGGGCTGCCGCTCGACCGCGTCATCGTCCACCTGGGCGACGGCGCCGCGCCGCCCGCGGCGGGATCGGGCGGGTCGTGGGGCGCGGGGTCGTCGGGCTCGTCGGTCTACCTCGCGTGCGAGGGCATCCGCGAGAAGCTGGCCAAGGCGATGGACGTGTCGCCGGACGAGCTGACGCTGAAGGACGCGCGCGCCATTGCGGCGAACCGCGCGGTCGACGTGACCGACCTGGTCGGCGACGGCATCACCGTCACCGGCGAGATCGCGCCGGGCAAGCAGGAGAAGCTGTTCAACCAGGCCAGCTACGGCGCGCATTTCGCGGAGGTGAAGGTCAATGCCGTCACCGGCGAGATCCGCGTCGAGCGGATGCTGGGGGTGTTCACCGCGGGCCGCATCCTGAACGCGAAGACCGCACGCTCGCAATGCCTGGGGGGCATGACCTTCGGCATCGGCGGCGCGCTGTCGGAGGAGCTTGTCCACGATCCCCGCAACGGCAAGGTCGTGAACCGCGACCTCGCCGAATATCACGTGCCGGTGAACGCCGACGTGCCGCAGCTGGACGTCCATTTCCTGGAGGAGCGCGACATCCACGCCAACCCGATCCACGCCAAGGGGATCGGCGAGCTGGGCATCTCCGGCGCGGGCGCCGCGATCGCCAACGCGGTCTACAACGCCACCGGCGTGCGCGTGCGCGACTTCCCGATCACGTGCGACAAGCTACTGGAAGGATTGCCGGACTGA
- a CDS encoding xanthine dehydrogenase family protein molybdopterin-binding subunit, with protein sequence MTEQAIDTAERPGALARATQGVLGAPIARVEGPLKVTGAATYAYEHAPRGTLYAAIVGAPVARGRVTGIDDAAARALPGVVAVIHDDPRIPAGEGNSRAMPSQGTDRIFHHGQPVAIVVAETQAAAREAATLVTVIAEASDGRFDMTGEPVQRDHKLGFLLAIDIGDVDAALAEAAVTFDATYETPVHFPAALEPHASTIWWDGEVLTVRSSNQVIGGARDTIARAMGLPPERVRVLAPYVGGGFGGKTGVGPEVVMAAIAAEKLRRPVKIALPRRDTAYLVHHRSATRQRVRIACDTDGRIAAFAHEGVAAQNDDSAFLEPIPFGSIPLYAGAARRFRTDLVRLDLPPTGAVRAPGEAIGTFAVECAMDELAERLGLDPVELRRRNEPERDPTSGKPFSTRRMLECYDEGARRFGWPARVPAPGSVREGDWLIGIGMAASLRGNFTVEASATVRLEADGRAAVECDMTDIGTGTYTILAQTVAEILGLSPGAVDVRIGDTNYPRSAGSGGSFGAGSAASAAALACEDVVAELARRMNAAPGDLSLHDGRVTADAREVPLAELVRGQPIVGHGRSKPGAQAKKTSQASHGAQFCEVAVNAITGEVRVRRMLGVFDVGRVLNRATAANQIVGGMVWGISYALGEAAVVDTRSGRFVNPDFGEYHVAVNADVPQIECHFVEEIDDAANQAGAKGVGELGISGAGAAVVNAIYNATGIRTREVPVTLDTLLAGLPAA encoded by the coding sequence ATGACCGAACAGGCGATCGACACCGCGGAGCGGCCCGGCGCGCTCGCCCGCGCGACGCAGGGCGTGCTGGGCGCGCCGATCGCGCGCGTCGAGGGCCCGTTGAAGGTCACCGGCGCCGCCACCTACGCCTACGAACACGCCCCCCGGGGCACGCTCTACGCCGCGATCGTCGGCGCGCCGGTCGCGCGCGGACGCGTGACGGGGATCGACGATGCCGCGGCCAGGGCGCTGCCCGGCGTCGTCGCGGTGATCCACGACGATCCGCGCATCCCCGCGGGCGAGGGCAATTCGCGCGCGATGCCGTCGCAGGGGACCGACCGCATCTTCCACCACGGTCAGCCCGTCGCGATCGTCGTCGCCGAAACGCAGGCCGCCGCGCGCGAGGCGGCGACCCTCGTCACGGTGATCGCGGAGGCGAGCGACGGCCGCTTCGACATGACCGGCGAGCCGGTGCAGCGCGACCACAAGCTCGGCTTCCTCCTGGCGATCGACATCGGCGACGTCGATGCCGCGCTGGCGGAGGCGGCGGTGACGTTCGACGCCACCTACGAAACGCCGGTCCATTTCCCCGCCGCGCTGGAGCCGCATGCCTCGACCATCTGGTGGGACGGCGAGGTGCTGACCGTCCGCTCCAGCAATCAGGTGATCGGCGGCGCGCGGGACACGATCGCCAGGGCGATGGGGCTGCCGCCCGAGCGCGTCCGCGTGCTCGCCCCCTATGTCGGCGGCGGCTTCGGCGGCAAGACCGGGGTCGGTCCCGAGGTCGTCATGGCCGCGATCGCCGCGGAGAAGCTGCGCCGGCCGGTCAAGATCGCGCTGCCGCGGCGCGACACCGCCTATCTCGTCCACCACCGCAGCGCGACGAGGCAGCGCGTGCGGATCGCGTGCGACACGGATGGTCGCATCGCCGCCTTCGCGCATGAGGGCGTAGCGGCGCAGAACGACGACAGCGCGTTCCTGGAGCCGATCCCGTTCGGCTCGATCCCGCTCTATGCCGGCGCGGCGCGGCGCTTCCGCACCGATCTCGTCCGCCTCGACCTGCCCCCCACCGGCGCGGTGCGCGCACCCGGCGAGGCGATCGGCACCTTCGCGGTCGAATGCGCGATGGACGAACTCGCCGAGCGGCTGGGTCTCGACCCCGTCGAGCTGCGCCGCCGCAACGAGCCGGAGCGCGACCCCACCAGCGGCAAGCCCTTCTCCACCCGCCGGATGCTGGAATGCTATGACGAGGGCGCGCGCCGCTTCGGCTGGCCCGCACGGGTGCCCGCGCCCGGCAGCGTGCGCGAGGGCGACTGGCTGATCGGCATCGGCATGGCCGCCAGCCTGCGCGGCAATTTCACCGTGGAGGCATCCGCGACGGTCCGGCTGGAGGCGGACGGGCGCGCCGCGGTCGAATGCGACATGACCGACATCGGCACCGGCACCTATACGATCCTGGCGCAGACCGTCGCGGAGATCCTGGGCCTGTCGCCCGGCGCGGTCGACGTGCGGATCGGCGACACCAACTATCCCAGGAGCGCCGGCTCCGGCGGGTCGTTCGGCGCGGGCAGCGCCGCCTCCGCCGCGGCGCTGGCGTGCGAGGACGTGGTCGCCGAACTCGCGCGCCGGATGAACGCCGCGCCCGGGGACCTGTCGCTCCACGATGGCCGCGTCACCGCGGACGCGCGCGAGGTGCCGCTCGCCGAGCTGGTCCGCGGCCAGCCGATCGTCGGCCACGGCAGGAGCAAGCCCGGCGCGCAGGCGAAGAAGACCAGCCAGGCGAGCCACGGCGCGCAATTCTGCGAGGTGGCGGTCAACGCGATCACCGGCGAGGTGCGCGTGCGCCGGATGCTGGGCGTGTTCGACGTCGGCCGCGTCCTCAACCGCGCCACCGCGGCGAACCAGATCGTCGGGGGGATGGTGTGGGGCATCAGCTATGCGCTGGGCGAGGCGGCGGTGGTCGACACCCGCTCGGGCCGCTTCGTGAACCCCGATTTCGGTGAATATCACGTCGCGGTAAACGCCGACGTGCCGCAGATCGAATGCCATTTCGTCGAGGAGATCGACGATGCCGCCAACCAGGCCGGCGCGAAGGGGGTCGGCGAGCTCGGCATCTCCGGCGCGGGCGCGGCGGTGGTCAACGCGATCTACAACGCCACCGGCATCCGCACCCGCGAGGTGCCGGTGACGCTCGACACGCTGCTGGCGGGACTGCCGGCGGCTTAG
- a CDS encoding XdhC family protein yields the protein MADNDSVLAAARDWKGARLALATVVSTWGSAPRPRGSHMLVHEDGRFEGSVSGGCVEGEILDTAARVIAGEPFAVKTYGVADDSAWEVGLPCGGQISVMVQPVSADGFDPELFDRIAEARGAGRALTVTTDLATGRSEMSDRPSPGEGGTGPQPTSEAFANRYDPPRRLLIVGAVQIAQSLAALAATLGIETVVIDPRGRFLTAERFPGVTLDDRWPDEAVAAWNPGPSTAVVTLSHDTKIDDPALIAALAADTAYIGALGSRKSHAARRERLAASGVDADQLDRIDGPVGIDIGAIGPAEIALSIAAAMVGAFHDRR from the coding sequence ATGGCCGACAACGATTCCGTCCTCGCCGCCGCCCGCGACTGGAAGGGCGCGCGCCTGGCGCTCGCCACCGTCGTCTCGACCTGGGGCAGCGCACCGCGCCCGCGCGGCAGCCACATGCTGGTGCACGAGGACGGCCGCTTCGAAGGTTCCGTCTCGGGCGGCTGCGTCGAGGGCGAGATCCTGGATACCGCCGCGCGCGTCATCGCGGGGGAGCCGTTCGCGGTGAAGACCTACGGCGTCGCCGACGACAGCGCATGGGAGGTGGGCCTGCCGTGCGGCGGGCAGATTTCGGTCATGGTCCAGCCGGTGTCCGCCGACGGCTTCGACCCCGAATTGTTCGATCGCATCGCCGAGGCGCGCGGCGCGGGCCGCGCGCTCACCGTCACCACCGACCTCGCCACCGGCCGGTCGGAGATGTCGGATCGCCCGTCACCGGGCGAGGGTGGCACCGGCCCGCAGCCCACCAGCGAGGCCTTCGCCAACCGCTACGATCCGCCGCGCCGGCTGCTGATCGTGGGCGCGGTGCAGATCGCGCAGTCGCTCGCCGCGCTGGCGGCGACGCTGGGGATCGAGACCGTCGTCATCGACCCGCGCGGGCGCTTCCTGACCGCGGAGCGCTTCCCCGGCGTGACGCTCGACGATCGCTGGCCCGACGAGGCGGTGGCGGCATGGAATCCCGGCCCCTCGACCGCGGTCGTGACGCTCAGCCACGATACGAAGATCGACGACCCCGCGCTGATCGCCGCGCTGGCCGCCGACACCGCCTATATCGGTGCGCTGGGCAGCCGCAAAAGTCATGCCGCGCGGCGGGAGCGGCTGGCGGCGTCAGGCGTTGATGCCGATCAGCTGGATCGCATCGACGGCCCCGTGGGGATCGATATCGGCGCGATCGGCCCGGCCGAGATCGCGCTGTCGATCGCCGCCGCCATGGTGGGAGCGTTCCATGATCGCCGTTGA
- a CDS encoding nucleotidyltransferase family protein, with translation MIAVEDTVLILLAAGRSERFGDVGSKLDQPFLSRPLGLHVAVALEEIPFRQRIAVVDGCKLDYAQHGFKLLHNEDPERDMASSVRMGVECARALDAKAVLIALADMPRVTASHIYRLMDAADSEDAVVASSDGVAPKPPALFGRARFDDVLAIRGDQGARDLIQAGRHVVTNAAELIDIDTREDLKELQRLVHAPEPLNRTDSHAIRG, from the coding sequence ATGATCGCCGTTGAAGATACCGTCCTCATCCTCCTCGCCGCGGGCCGGTCGGAACGGTTCGGCGATGTCGGCAGCAAGCTGGACCAGCCGTTCCTCTCGCGCCCGCTCGGGCTCCACGTCGCGGTCGCGCTGGAGGAGATTCCGTTCAGGCAGCGCATCGCGGTCGTCGACGGGTGCAAGCTGGATTACGCGCAGCACGGCTTCAAGCTGCTCCACAACGAGGATCCGGAGCGCGACATGGCGTCGTCGGTGCGGATGGGCGTCGAGTGCGCGCGGGCGCTGGACGCGAAGGCGGTGCTGATCGCGCTGGCGGACATGCCGCGCGTCACCGCCTCGCACATCTACCGGCTGATGGATGCCGCCGACAGCGAGGATGCGGTGGTGGCGTCGAGCGACGGCGTCGCGCCCAAGCCGCCCGCGCTGTTCGGCCGTGCGCGGTTCGACGACGTGCTCGCGATCAGGGGCGATCAGGGCGCGCGCGACCTGATCCAGGCCGGACGCCACGTCGTCACGAACGCCGCGGAGCTCATCGACATCGACACGCGCGAGGATTTGAAGGAGCTCCAGCGCCTCGTCCATGCGCCCGAGCCGCTCAACCGCACCGATTCGCACGCCATCCGGGGGTAA
- a CDS encoding ABC transporter permease, with protein MLGTTFLLAIRSIRRHLLRSFLTILGIVIGVGAVVTMVTLGKATTAQVQQNISSLGTNILQIRPGQGFGRGGGGPRPPDFAPEDVSAIADQIAGVTAVAPQAQASATAIYEGANWSTTINGTTAAYFEVQPWPLVAGRLWTPAEEQAGKAVCIIGNTVRQNLFRGGDAVGQRFRLGNVSCDVIGILSTRGQAGFGGDQDDVVIMPIKAVQRRFTGSRDIRLMLVGVDPAYATATVQAGITDLLRERRRIEDGREDNFNILDTRQISDTLSSTTQLLTRIVTAVAAISLVVGGIGIMNIMLVSVTERTREIGIRLAIGAVANEVLLQFLVEAVVLSMLGGLIGLVLAQVAIVGLSWAGGLPFLFDAQINLIAFAISAVIGVVFGYFPARRAAALNPIDALRHE; from the coding sequence ATGCTCGGCACTACCTTCCTGCTCGCGATCCGGTCGATCCGGCGGCACCTGCTGCGATCGTTCCTGACGATCCTGGGAATCGTGATCGGGGTCGGCGCGGTCGTCACGATGGTGACGCTGGGCAAGGCGACCACGGCGCAGGTGCAGCAGAACATCTCCTCGCTGGGCACCAACATCCTCCAGATCCGCCCCGGGCAGGGGTTCGGCCGCGGCGGCGGCGGGCCGCGGCCGCCCGATTTCGCGCCGGAGGACGTGAGCGCGATCGCCGATCAGATCGCGGGCGTCACCGCGGTCGCCCCGCAGGCGCAGGCGAGCGCCACCGCCATCTACGAAGGGGCCAATTGGTCGACCACGATCAACGGGACCACCGCGGCCTATTTCGAGGTCCAGCCGTGGCCGCTGGTCGCCGGGCGGCTGTGGACCCCGGCGGAGGAACAGGCGGGCAAGGCGGTCTGCATCATCGGCAATACCGTGCGGCAGAACCTGTTCCGCGGCGGCGACGCGGTGGGGCAGCGCTTCCGGCTGGGCAATGTCAGCTGCGACGTGATCGGCATCCTGTCGACGCGCGGGCAGGCGGGGTTCGGCGGGGATCAGGACGATGTCGTCATCATGCCGATCAAGGCGGTGCAGCGCCGCTTCACCGGCAGCCGCGACATCCGGCTGATGCTGGTGGGGGTCGATCCGGCCTATGCCACCGCGACCGTGCAGGCGGGGATCACCGACCTGCTGCGCGAGCGCCGCCGGATCGAGGACGGACGCGAGGACAATTTCAACATCCTCGACACCAGGCAGATCAGCGACACGCTATCGAGCACGACGCAGCTGCTGACGCGGATCGTCACCGCGGTGGCGGCGATCAGCCTGGTCGTCGGCGGCATCGGCATCATGAACATCATGCTGGTGTCGGTGACCGAGCGCACGCGCGAGATCGGCATCCGCCTCGCCATCGGGGCGGTCGCTAACGAGGTGCTGCTGCAATTCCTGGTGGAGGCGGTGGTGCTGTCGATGCTGGGCGGGCTGATCGGGCTGGTACTGGCACAGGTGGCGATCGTCGGATTGTCCTGGGCCGGCGGGCTGCCGTTCCTGTTCGATGCGCAGATCAACCTGATCGCGTTCGCGATCTCGGCGGTGATCGGGGTGGTGTTCGGATATTTTCCCGCGCGGCGCGCGGCGGCACTCAACCCGATCGACGCGCTGCGGCACGAGTGA